The Enterococcus sp. 7F3_DIV0205 genome has a window encoding:
- the rsmH gene encoding 16S rRNA (cytosine(1402)-N(4))-methyltransferase RsmH, whose protein sequence is MTEDFQHYTVLLKETVDGLHVKEDGIYVDCTLGGAGHSEYLLSQLGEQGHLYAFDQDQKALDFAAQRLKKYIDRGMVTFIKSNFRHLKQELANQEIYHVDGILYDLGVSSPQLDEAERGFSYHQDAPLDMRMDQEAELSAYDVVNDYSYHELVKIFFRYGEEKFSKQVAREIERVRVKAPIETTGELVEIIKAAIPAPARRKGGHPAKRIFQAIRIAVNDELGVVEESLEQAISLLNKNGRISVITFHSLEDRIVKSMFKEYSTMQDLPPGLPVVPEEFQPELKVITRKPILPGETELAENNRSRSAKLRIAEKVKLNL, encoded by the coding sequence ATGACGGAAGATTTTCAGCACTATACTGTTTTATTAAAAGAGACAGTTGACGGCTTACATGTGAAAGAAGATGGTATTTACGTCGATTGCACATTGGGCGGCGCAGGTCATAGTGAGTATCTACTCTCGCAACTTGGCGAACAAGGACATTTATATGCGTTCGATCAAGACCAAAAAGCATTGGATTTCGCAGCACAACGATTAAAAAAATATATTGATCGAGGTATGGTGACCTTTATCAAGTCGAATTTTCGACATTTAAAACAAGAATTAGCGAATCAAGAGATTTATCATGTCGATGGTATTTTATACGACTTAGGTGTTTCTTCTCCTCAGCTAGATGAAGCTGAACGTGGATTTAGCTATCACCAAGATGCACCGTTAGATATGCGGATGGATCAAGAAGCAGAATTATCTGCTTACGATGTAGTAAATGACTACAGTTATCATGAATTAGTGAAAATTTTCTTCCGTTACGGCGAAGAAAAATTCTCCAAACAAGTTGCTAGAGAAATCGAACGAGTACGTGTTAAGGCACCGATCGAGACAACTGGGGAACTAGTCGAAATTATTAAAGCAGCAATTCCAGCGCCGGCTAGACGTAAAGGCGGACACCCAGCAAAACGGATTTTCCAAGCAATTCGAATTGCAGTCAACGATGAACTGGGTGTTGTAGAAGAATCTCTGGAACAAGCGATTTCCTTATTAAATAAAAATGGTCGTATCAGTGTGATTACTTTTCATTCACTAGAAGATCGAATTGTAAAAAGCATGTTTAAAGAATATAGTACGATGCAGGATTTACCACCTGGACTACCAGTAGTTCCAGAGGAGTTTCAACCAGAATTAAAAGTAATTACAAGAAAGCCGATTTTACCAGGTGAGACTGAATTGGCTGAGAATAATCGCTCACGAAGTGCAAAATTAAGAATTGCCGAAAAAGTTAAATTAAATTTATAA
- the mraZ gene encoding division/cell wall cluster transcriptional repressor MraZ yields MFMGEFQHNIDAKGRLIVPAKFRDQLGEKFVVTRGMDGCLFGYPMSEWEQLEEKLKEMPLAKKDARTFVRFFYSAATECEIDKQGRINIPAALRTHGSLEKACVIIGVSNRIEIWDEARWQEFSTEAEENFDEIAETMIDFGF; encoded by the coding sequence ATGTTTATGGGTGAATTTCAACATAATATAGATGCCAAAGGCCGACTCATCGTACCTGCTAAATTTCGTGACCAATTAGGTGAGAAGTTTGTAGTGACTAGGGGAATGGATGGCTGTTTATTTGGTTATCCAATGTCCGAATGGGAACAACTAGAGGAAAAATTAAAAGAAATGCCTCTAGCTAAGAAGGATGCCCGTACATTTGTCCGCTTTTTTTACTCGGCTGCTACAGAATGTGAGATCGATAAACAAGGCAGAATCAATATCCCTGCTGCGCTTAGAACACATGGTAGTTTAGAAAAAGCCTGTGTGATCATCGGTGTTTCAAATCGAATCGAGATTTGGGATGAAGCTCGCTGGCAAGAATTTTCTACAGAAGCAGAAGAGAATTTTGATGAAATTGCAGAAACAATGATTGATTTTGGTTTTTAG
- the ftsL gene encoding cell division protein FtsL, which produces MAELKKVEDFQYDVPVMDEPVIGPENEPKVQRNIDLPQSPKRKLRNISLLEKTIGFLLLVAIIGIAILTIQVRTSITQMTNQITETQATIQEKEEAALKLEQQKNELSKADRIKDVAKKEGLSDNIENIRKVK; this is translated from the coding sequence ATGGCTGAGTTAAAAAAAGTGGAAGATTTTCAATACGATGTTCCAGTAATGGATGAACCAGTCATTGGTCCAGAAAATGAACCTAAAGTTCAACGAAATATAGACCTACCCCAATCTCCGAAAAGGAAGTTGAGAAATATCTCACTTTTAGAAAAGACTATCGGCTTTTTATTGTTAGTAGCGATTATTGGAATAGCGATTCTCACCATTCAAGTACGTACATCTATTACACAAATGACCAACCAAATTACTGAGACGCAAGCAACGATCCAAGAAAAAGAAGAAGCAGCTTTGAAATTAGAACAACAAAAAAATGAATTATCAAAAGCGGACCGCATCAAGGATGTTGCAAAAAAAGAAGGCCTTTCTGATAACATTGAAAATATAAGGAAAGTGAAATAA
- a CDS encoding peptidoglycan D,D-transpeptidase FtsI family protein: protein MSIKNKIKNFVKKKNLNPMNNRKKVGIILFATSIGLFFLFAFRLTYIVAVGKVAGVSLPEKTANLYQGSSVVKAKRGAILDRNGVVIAEDATSYSVYAILSETYLGEENKKLYAQKKDFDALAEILDRNTELSKDEALKYLNGGVNEDGSVKFQVEFGIKGKNITLETRQKIEDELKKNKVAGLYFEGHPARIYPNGVFASHFIGYTDAADAEDDSKGLVGKMGIEKSYNDILKGQDGKIDYEKDVYGNPLPGTVANEKKAVDGKDIYTTIDSRIQSQLESLLDPVVEAYKPEDMTAMLMKAKTGEILAMSQRPSFNPETKEGLGKDTVWRNILVEDKFEPGSTMKLFTSAAAMQEGKFNPNATFAYPAGGYVLDDRTVNDHDFGAVGPLTFRQAISWSSNVGMLTLEQSMDPSGQVWKKYLEKFGFGKSTKSGLAGESAGELPEDNWVDIAMSSFGQAISVTNFQMMQAYTAIANDGSMIKPQYISKIVDKNTGEEKVTQPEKVGQPIITPQAASDIRTYMIDTVEDPNYGIAYDVYKVPGYHVAAKTGTAQITGENGYMAGLTDYTYSVVEMVPADNPEYILYLTMKKPQTYTREALAKIANPLMKVVMDSMDSESNTVVEPAK, encoded by the coding sequence ATGAGCATAAAAAATAAAATAAAGAATTTTGTCAAAAAGAAGAACTTAAATCCAATGAACAATCGTAAAAAAGTAGGCATTATTTTATTTGCTACGAGTATTGGATTGTTCTTTTTATTTGCCTTTAGATTAACGTATATTGTTGCTGTAGGAAAAGTTGCAGGAGTATCTTTGCCTGAAAAAACAGCGAATCTGTATCAAGGCAGTAGCGTCGTCAAAGCTAAAAGGGGTGCGATTTTGGACCGAAATGGAGTTGTGATTGCAGAAGATGCAACTTCCTATTCTGTTTACGCTATTTTGTCAGAAACCTATTTAGGTGAAGAAAATAAAAAGCTTTACGCACAGAAAAAAGATTTTGATGCATTAGCAGAAATCTTGGATAGAAACACAGAGTTGTCCAAAGATGAAGCGTTGAAATATTTGAATGGTGGCGTAAATGAAGATGGTTCAGTCAAGTTTCAAGTTGAATTTGGGATTAAAGGGAAAAATATTACATTAGAAACCAGACAAAAAATCGAAGACGAATTAAAGAAAAACAAGGTTGCAGGACTTTATTTTGAAGGACATCCAGCTAGGATTTATCCAAATGGCGTTTTTGCGTCTCATTTTATCGGCTATACTGATGCTGCTGATGCAGAGGATGATTCAAAAGGTTTAGTCGGAAAAATGGGTATAGAAAAATCATATAATGATATCTTAAAAGGACAAGACGGCAAGATTGATTATGAAAAAGATGTGTATGGAAATCCTTTACCTGGAACAGTTGCGAATGAAAAAAAAGCTGTTGATGGAAAAGATATTTACACGACGATAGATAGTCGCATACAAAGTCAGCTGGAATCATTGTTAGATCCCGTTGTTGAAGCATACAAGCCAGAAGATATGACAGCGATGCTAATGAAAGCAAAAACGGGTGAGATACTTGCTATGTCGCAACGTCCATCTTTCAATCCTGAAACAAAAGAAGGGTTAGGTAAAGATACTGTTTGGCGTAATATATTAGTGGAAGATAAATTTGAGCCAGGTTCTACTATGAAACTATTTACATCTGCAGCAGCCATGCAAGAAGGGAAATTTAATCCTAATGCAACATTTGCATATCCAGCTGGCGGTTATGTATTAGATGATCGAACAGTAAATGACCATGACTTTGGTGCAGTTGGACCTTTGACATTCAGACAAGCAATCTCTTGGTCTAGTAATGTTGGGATGCTTACGTTAGAGCAATCTATGGATCCTTCTGGTCAAGTTTGGAAAAAATATTTAGAAAAGTTTGGTTTTGGAAAATCAACAAAATCAGGATTAGCTGGTGAATCTGCTGGGGAACTTCCAGAAGATAACTGGGTCGATATAGCGATGTCATCATTTGGACAAGCGATCTCTGTAACGAATTTTCAAATGATGCAAGCTTATACAGCGATTGCCAATGATGGTTCAATGATCAAGCCGCAATATATTAGTAAGATCGTAGATAAAAATACTGGTGAAGAAAAAGTAACACAACCTGAAAAAGTGGGTCAACCAATAATAACGCCACAAGCAGCAAGTGATATTCGGACATATATGATCGATACAGTAGAAGATCCTAATTACGGTATTGCATATGATGTATATAAAGTCCCAGGCTATCATGTAGCAGCTAAAACAGGGACTGCTCAAATCACTGGAGAAAATGGTTATATGGCTGGGCTAACGGATTATACTTATTCTGTTGTAGAAATGGTGCCAGCTGATAATCCAGAGTATATTTTATATCTTACAATGAAAAAACCTCAAACTTATACAAGAGAGGCTCTTGCAAAAATTGCTAATCCATTGATGAAAGTTGTAATGGATTCAATGGATAGTGAATCAAACACAGTAGTGGAACCTGCTAAATAA